TGAGCAGATACATTTATTGCATGTTAGCTTATTAAATATTAGTAATTATTAGTGCTATTGTTAttgctgaaaaagcaaaaattcaagACTCCAGCTGGCTTTAAGTTATTGCACTCTTTAACATGCTCTACCTTAAAATCAAAGCACACCTAGTGATGGTCAGACAGATGTCTCTGCACTCTCAAAATGTTCAGACAATTTTTATCTCAAATCCTCTCTACCCTCACCCATAAcacaagaactgcagaaactACAACACCTATTTCCTATGTCCTTATGCTCACATGTGCATATTCAGGTCAcaatatattgtcaaatcaCAATTGCTATGGATATTATTAATGTGTCAAACTGTGGGATATATTAATTAAGTCAGAGAAGcagatatgtttctgaatgttagttctttctctgtgtccacACAATCCCACACACCTCAAGCCCTGCACTCACAGAATATATTGGCACTGTAAGGGCTTCCCTTACCGGTGGGTctgttggtgtgaggtcaaggtagagctctgggcaaagctcttcccacactccctacaagtgtagggcctttccccggtgtggatgcgccggtgcctgacgagggtggagttctggttgaagcccttcccacagtcggtgcagcggaagggcctctcatccgtgtgcgtccgctcatgcgtGTAGAGATTGGAGCTGGTGctaaacctcttcccacattccaagcacttgtagggccgttctccagtgtggatgcgctggtgggagcggagggtggagctctgcctgaagctcttcccacattccccacacctgtagggctgttccccactgtggatgtgctggtgggtgcggaggttggagctgtcactgaagctcttcccacactcctcacacgtgtagggccgttctccactgtgggtgcgctggtggctgaggagatcagagctgtctctgaagctcttcccacattccctacacatgtagggccgttTCCCtgtgtggatctgctggtgcCGGATCAGGTGGAAGCTGTtcctgaaactcttcccacattccaagcacctgaagggcttctttCTAGTGGGATGTTGCCTTGGGACCACGACCTTGGAGTTCCTGCTCAAGGTCCTGccaccttcccggcacaggctggctctttcctcctcagagcaccctgggatggctttggagcccctcctgcgggggga
This Pseudopipra pipra isolate bDixPip1 chromosome W, bDixPip1.hap1, whole genome shotgun sequence DNA region includes the following protein-coding sequences:
- the LOC135405572 gene encoding zinc finger protein 239-like: MCRECGKSFRDSSDLLSHQRTHSGERPYTCEECGKSFSDSSNLRTHQHIHSGEQPYRCGECGKSFRQSSTLRSHQRIHTGERPYKCLECGKRFSTSSNLYTHERTHTDERPFRCTDCGKGFNQNSTLVRHRRIHTGERPYTCRECGKSFAQSSTLTSHQQTHR